The window CGTTGCGGGGCAGGCGCCCGAAGTCGCGCTCCATCTCGTCGAGCGAGCCGTACACGTCCACCCGCGGGTACGCCGGGTCATCGCTGCGCCACACCGGGATCGGTGAACCCCAGTAGCGGTTGCGGCTGACCGACCAGTCGCGCGCGCCCTGCAGCCACTTGCCGAACTGGCCGTGCTTGATGTTCTCCGGCGCCCACGTGATCTGCTCGTTGAGCTCGATCATGCGGTCCTTGATCGCGCTGACGCGCACGAACCAGCTGGAGACGGCCTTGTAGATCAGCGGGTTGCGGCAGCGCCAGCAGTGCGGGTACGAGTGCTCGTAGCTGGCCTCGCGCAGCAGCCGGCCCTCGGCCTTGAGTAGCCGGATCAGCGGCCGGTTGGCATCCATCCACAGCTCGCCGGCGACGTCGGTGACCTGCGGCAGAAAGCGTCCGCCGTCATCCAGGCTCATGATCAGCGGGATGCCGGCGGCTTCGGTGATGCGCTGGTCGTCCTCGCCGTACGCCGGCGCCTGATGCACGATGCCGGTGCCGTCGCTGGTGGTGACGTATTCGTCGACCAGGATGCGCCAGGCGCGGTCGGTCCCCCACACCTCGGCATCGGCGTAGTAGTCGAACAGCCGGTCGTAGTGCACGTCCTCCAGCTCACGGCCCTGCACGCGCTGCTGCACCGCTTCGCGGGCGGCTTCGACGCTGTCGTAGCCGAGGTCCTTGGCGTACCCGGGCAGCAGTTCCTCGGCCAGCAGGTAGCGATGCGATTCGCCTTCCGCGCGGTCCTCGTGCACGTCCGCCGCGCCGTGGGGGCCACCGGGCACGACGACGTAGGTGACGTCGGGGCCGACGGCCAGCGCCAGGTTGGTGGGGAGGGTCCACGGCGTCGTCGTCCACGCGAGGGCGCGCACGGCGGTCAGCCCCATGGCTTCGGCCTTCGTACCAACGAGCGGGAACGTGACGGTGACCGATGGGTCCTGACGCATCTTGTAGACGTCGTCGTCCATGCGCAGCTCGTGGTTGGACAGCGGCGTCTCGTCGCGCCAGCAATAAGGCAGTACGCGGTGGCCCTCGTAGGCGAGGTCCTTGTCGTAGAGCTCCTTGAACGCCCACAGCACCGATTCCATGAACCCGGGGTCGAGCGTCTTGTAGCCACGGTCGAAGTCCACCCAGCGGGCCTGGCGGGTGACGTAGTCCTCCCACTCGTGGGTGTACTCCAGAACCGATTCGCGGGCCTTCGCGTTGAATGCGGCGATGCCCATCTGCTCGATCTGGCTCTTCTCGGTGATGCCGAGCTGCTTCATCGCCTCGAGCTCGGCGGGCAGGCCGTGCGTGTCCCAGCCGAACACGCGGTCGACCTTCTTGCCGCGCATGGTCTGGAACCGCGGGAAGAGATCCTTGGCGTACCCGGTGAGCAGGTGCCCGTAGTGGGGCAGACCGTTCGCGAACGGCGGGCCGTCGTAGAACACCCACTCCGGGGCGCCCTCGCGCTGCGCGATCGACGCGCGGAACGTGTCGTCCTCTGCCCAGAAGGCGAGGACCTCCTGCTCGATGTCGGGGAAGCGCGGGCTCGGCACGACGCCCGCTGGACCGAAGGAGGCGCCTGGCGCGGCGCCGGCGGCATCCGGTGCGGTCGCCTCGGCGGCCGAGCGTGATGAAGGTCGGGGGTAGGTCATGTCACTCCAGCAGGTTGCGATGCGTCCTGCGAGGACGACCCGTCCGGGCCGCGGTACCACCCCGCTTTGATCCCGGTCTGCACCGTGGATCCACTCTCACTGCGGCGGTGACGGGCCTGCCCCGCTCGGTTCTACTGACGGTTTCCCGCGTTCTTCCGAGAGCTCCCCGGTGATAGCCGGATCGATGCTGATCGTCCGATTGTACGCGTCCGTAGGCTCTTGTGCATGCCGCCGCGTCCCACCCGCCCTGCCCCGCCTCGCTCCGCAGCCCCCGATCTGCCCGCACGCCTGTCCGCCACGACGACGATCGCACGCCGTGCGGACATCTCGCAGAGCCGCTTCGAGGCGCTTGCCGGCGAGGTGGATGCCGCACACGCGCGGCTGGTGGAATGCGTCTTCGCCCCGGCGTCGGTGGACCGTCTCGACCTGACCGGCGCGACGCTCATCGACGTCGAGATCGAGGACCTACGGGCCACGACCCTGGCCGCGGTGAGCGGCACCTGGCGCTCGGTGCGCATCACCGGCGGCCGGATCGGCACCCTCGACCTCTCGCGCGCCCAGCTGGACGCCGTGGAGATTCGCGGGGCCCGCATCGACTACCTCTCACTCGGGCAGGCCAGCGCCGCCGACATCCTCATCGCCGACTGCGTGCTGGGCACGATCGACATCCCGGCGGCACAGCTGGACCGGGTGCGGTTCGAGGGATGCCGCGCCGACGACGTCGATACGCGGGAATTGCGCGCGACCGATCTCGACCTCCGCGGGCTTGAGGTGCTGGGGTTCACCGATCTGCGGGCGCTGCGTGGCGTCACCCTCGCCCCGCACCAGGTGGCGGCGCTGGCGGAGTCGTTCGCTGCCGCTCTCGGCATCGACGTACGCGACTGACGGGCCTCACCGTCCTGCCGCGAGCAGCTCCCGCGTGAACGGATGCCGCGGCGTCGCGAAGACCTCCGCCACGGCCCCCGCCTCCACGACGACTCCGTCCTGCATGACCAGCACGTCGTCGGCGACGGCGGCGACGACGTCGAGGTCGTGCGAGACGAAGATCATCGTGAGGTGGCGTTCCTCCTGCAGGCGGCGCAACAGCGCGAGTACGCGCTCGCGCACCGTGGGATCCAGCGCCGACACCGGCTCGTCCAGCACCAGCACGTCGGGGTCGACGGCGAGCGCACGGGCGATCGCGGCGCGCTGACGCTGCCCGCCGGACAGTTCGGCGGGGCGGCGGCGCGCGAGCGCGGCATCCAATCCCACCTCCGCCAGCAGTGCGGTGGCCCCTGCCTGGCGAGCCGCCCGCGGCACCCCGCCCGCGGCGAGCGCCTCACGCAGCGACCGGCCCACGCTCCAGCGCGGATCGAAGGCGCCCAGTGGGTTCTGGTGCACGAGCTGCACGCGGCGGCGGAGGCCAGCCGCCTCGCGGCGCGACCACGGTACGCCGCCGATCTGCACCGTGCCGGCGTCGGGGCGCTCCACGCCGACGATCATGCGGGCCAGCGTCGTCTTTCCCGACCCTGATTCCCCCACCACGCCCAGCGTGCGCCCGCGGGCCAGGGTGAACGAGACGTCCTGCACCGCCGGCCGGTCGAACGCCTTCGATACTCCGTCCACGACGACCACGGGGTCGGCGGCGGCGACGTCGGCATCGTCGGCGGCGCGGGGCGCCCGCGGCACGTGCCGGGAGGCGGCCACGAGCTGCCGGGTGTAGGGATGCTGCGGGGCGTCGAGCACGTCGGCGGTCGCGCCCTCCTCCACGAACTCGCCGTCGCGCATCACCGCGACGCGGTCGGCGACCCGTCGCACCGCGGCGAAGTCGTGGCTGACGAACACGACGGCCGTGCCGCGGTCGGCGATGCTGCGCAGCAGCTCGAGCACGCGCGCCTGCACGGTGGCATCCAGCGCCGTGGTCGGCTCGTCGGCGATGAGCACGGCAGGGTCCCCCGCCAGCGCCGAGGCGATGAGCGCGCGCTGGCGGAGCCCTCCGGACAGCTCGTGCGGATGCTGACGCGCCCGGCGACCGGGTTCGGGTATCGCGACGTCGGTCAGCAGGGACTCGACGCGCGCGTGGCGGGCGGGGCGCGGCATCCG is drawn from Microbacterium sp. zg-B96 and contains these coding sequences:
- a CDS encoding ABC transporter ATP-binding protein; amino-acid sequence: MTALQAAGLRIAFGEATPVKGITLSVARGECLAIVGESGAGKSLTARALLGLAPDGARVTADELTVDGVDARDLDEGGWRRLRGARIALVSQDALVSLDPLRRIGAEVAEPLLIHDPRMPRPARHARVESLLTDVAIPEPGRRARQHPHELSGGLRQRALIASALAGDPAVLIADEPTTALDATVQARVLELLRSIADRGTAVVFVSHDFAAVRRVADRVAVMRDGEFVEEGATADVLDAPQHPYTRQLVAASRHVPRAPRAADDADVAAADPVVVVDGVSKAFDRPAVQDVSFTLARGRTLGVVGESGSGKTTLARMIVGVERPDAGTVQIGGVPWSRREAAGLRRRVQLVHQNPLGAFDPRWSVGRSLREALAAGGVPRAARQAGATALLAEVGLDAALARRRPAELSGGQRQRAAIARALAVDPDVLVLDEPVSALDPTVRERVLALLRRLQEERHLTMIFVSHDLDVVAAVADDVLVMQDGVVVEAGAVAEVFATPRHPFTRELLAAGR